DNA from Natronospira bacteriovora:
ATGAACGCAGATGTGGGCCGTGCTGTGAGAGATGCCGTGCGGCTTCGGAATAGAAAGGCTTTAAGGATTGGACCACGAGATGCACACGAAATGAACACGAAATAAGGCCAGGCAAAGCGTGTGCTTGGGTAATGTGGGAGAGGCTTTAGCCTCGATGGGTGCCTCAGGATGGCAATGATCGAGGCTGAAGCCTTTCCACAGGGTATTGGCCATTATCCTACCTTCAACATCTTCTGCTTTTCTTCGTGATCTTCATGCCCGATTTTCCCCTGCCTTCCCCAGGCACAAGCTCTCAGAAACCGCACGGCATTCCCGACAGCACGGCCCACATCTGCGTTCATCTGTGTTCATCCGTGGCCAATCAGCTTTTTTTCATTTCCTCCAGCAGCTGGTCCTTCTCTTCCCACAGACGGTTGACCCATTCCTGGAAGCGTTCGCGGAATTCGGGATCGTTCTGGTAATCCCCCTGGGTCATCTCCACGGGGATGGGCAGCTTTCTGACATGCACCTGAATGCGTGAGACCCCATTGGCGAGGAAGTGCCAGAAGCCGGGAATGCCGTCGGGATAGCGGATGGTGACATCGATCAGGCTGTCCAGCTGATCGTTCATGGAGGTGAGCACGAAGCTGATGCCGCCGGCCCGGGGGCGCAGCAGGTTGCGATGGGGTGAGCCCTGCTTTTCATGCTTGGCGCGGGTGAAGCGTGTACCTTCCGGATAGTTGATGATGGTGGCCGGCAGGCCCCGCATGCGGTCACAGGCGATCTTGGTGGCCTTGAGGTCCTCGCCCCGCTTCTCCGGGTGCTTTTCCAGATAAGCCCTGGAATACCGTTTCATGAAGGGATATTCCAGCGCCCAGAAGGCCATGCCCAGCAGGGGCAGCCAGATCAGTTCCTTCTTCAGGAAGAAGCGATAGAAGGGCATGCGCCCATCAAAGACTTCA
Protein-coding regions in this window:
- a CDS encoding acyltransferase, with translation MNFLRGVLTQLIIIPTTVILIVPMMITALIKVLVPVRPFRRFCTRIVIGIAEIWAWVVPRTFRALHHTRYEISGDLDVDCQHSYMLICNHQTWVDIPVLLEVFDGRMPFYRFFLKKELIWLPLLGMAFWALEYPFMKRYSRAYLEKHPEKRGEDLKATKIACDRMRGLPATIINYPEGTRFTRAKHEKQGSPHRNLLRPRAGGISFVLTSMNDQLDSLIDVTIRYPDGIPGFWHFLANGVSRIQVHVRKLPIPVEMTQGDYQNDPEFRERFQEWVNRLWEEKDQLLEEMKKS